The Breoghania sp. genome has a segment encoding these proteins:
- a CDS encoding SUF system Fe-S cluster assembly protein, with translation MAEGAHKLVPAEGAQGDVSSSALPADEIARLTDDIVAALKTVYDPEIPVDIFELGLIYKVDIEDDRSVAIDMTLTAPGCPVAGEMPIWVQNAVAAVPGISHVDVSMVFDPPWDPSRMSDEARVALDFF, from the coding sequence ATGGCCGAAGGGGCGCACAAGCTTGTGCCCGCCGAAGGTGCGCAGGGCGATGTCTCCAGCTCTGCGCTGCCCGCCGACGAGATCGCCCGGCTCACCGACGACATCGTCGCCGCGCTGAAGACGGTCTATGACCCGGAAATCCCGGTCGACATTTTCGAGCTTGGCCTGATCTACAAGGTCGATATCGAGGATGATCGCTCGGTTGCCATCGATATGACGCTGACAGCGCCGGGCTGCCCCGTGGCGGGCGAAATGCCGATCTGGGTCCAGAACGCGGTCGCGGCGGTGCCCGGAATTTCGCATGTGGATGTGAGCATGGTGTTCGATCCGCCGTGGGACCCGAGCCGCATGTCGGACGAGGCCCGCGTGGCGCTGGACTTCTTCTGA
- the sufA gene encoding Fe-S cluster assembly scaffold SufA, protein MARFQVITLTDPAADRVREIVENSDRDVQGLKIGVKQGGCAGMEYTLDYVSEPDPADDVVETKGVKVFVDPSAVLFLLGTEMDYEETKLRSGFVFNNPNQTSACGCGESVEIVPASPDALLQG, encoded by the coding sequence ATGGCTAGGTTTCAGGTCATCACGCTGACGGATCCCGCCGCAGATCGCGTGCGCGAGATCGTGGAGAATTCCGACCGGGATGTTCAGGGCCTCAAGATCGGCGTGAAGCAGGGCGGCTGTGCGGGCATGGAATATACGCTCGACTATGTGAGCGAGCCGGATCCGGCCGACGATGTGGTGGAGACCAAGGGCGTGAAGGTCTTTGTCGATCCCTCCGCCGTTCTGTTCCTGCTCGGCACGGAAATGGACTACGAGGAAACGAAGCTGCGCTCCGGTTTCGTCTTCAACAATCCGAACCAGACCTCGGCCTGCGGCTGCGGGGAATCGGTTGAAATCGTTCCGGCAAGCCCGGACGCCCTCCTGCAGGGCTGA